From the Syngnathoides biaculeatus isolate LvHL_M chromosome 10, ASM1980259v1, whole genome shotgun sequence genome, one window contains:
- the rae1 gene encoding mRNA export factor isoform X2, which yields MSLFGTNSGFGTTGTGVFGSSTADTHNPMKDVEVTSPPDDSISCLAFSPPTMPGNFLIGGSWANDVRCWEVQDNGQTVPKAQQMHTGPVLDTCWSDDGSKVFTASCDKTAKMWDLNSNQAMQIAQHDGPIKSIHWIKAPNYSCVMTGSWDKTLKFWDTRSPNPMMSLQMPERCYCADVVYPMAVVATAERGLIVYQLENQPSEFRRLESPLKHQHRCVAIFKDKQNKPTGFALGSIEGRVAIHYISPPNPAKDNFTFKCHRSNGTNTATPQDIYAVNAISFHPVHGTLATVGSDGRFSFWDKDARTKLKTSEQLDQPITACCFNHNGNIFAYASSYDWSKGHEYYNPQKKNYIFLRNAAEELKPRNKK from the exons ATGAGTTTATTTGGCACAAACTCCGGATTTGGAACAACTGGAACTGGTGTTTTTGGAAGCTCAACGGCTGACACACATAATCCTATGAAG GATGTTGAAGTGACCTCCCCACCTGATGACAGCATTAGCTGTCTGGCTTTCAGCCCCCCCACCATGCCTGGTAATTTTCTCATTGGAGGATCCTGGGCTAATGAC GTCCGATGCTGGGAGGTACAGGACAATGGACAAACAGTCCCCAAAGCTCAACAGATGCACACAGGTCCTGTGCTTGATACATGCTGGAGTGAT GATGGGAGTAAAGTGTTCACTGCTTCCTGTGACAAAACAGCCAAAATGTGGGATCTCAATAGCAACCAAGCAATGCAGATTGCACAG CATGATGGCCCAATCAAGTCGATTCACTGGATAAAAGCACCAAACTATAGCTGTGTCATGACTGGCAGCTGGGACAAAACCCTGAAG TTTTGGGACACCCGCTCACCCAATCCTATGATGTCTCTGCAGATGCCAGAAAGATGTTACTGTGCAGATGTT GTTTACCCCATGGCGGTGGTGGCCACAGCCGAGCGGGGCCTGATTGTTTACCAGTTGGAGAACCAGCCGTCGGAGTTTCGCAGACTTGAGTCTCCTCTTAAGCATCAG CACCGCTGTGTGGCCATATTCAAGGACAAGCAGAACAAGCCAACTGGCTTTGCACTGGGAAGCATTGAAGGACGTGTTGCTATCCACTACATAAGCCCTCCAAACCC AGCCAAAGACAACTTCACCTTCAAGTGCCACAGGTCAAATGGAACCAACACAGCCACCCCACAAGACATCTACGCT GTCAATGCAATCTCCTTCCATCCCGTTCACGGAACTTTGGCGACGGTCGGCTCAGATGGTCGCTTTAGTTTTTGGGACAAAGACGCCCGCACCAAGTTGAAGACGTCTGAGCAGCTCGACCAGCCCATAACAGCCTGCTGCTTTAACCACAATGGCAACATCTTTGCGTATGCTTCCAGCTATGACTGGTCAAAG GGCCATGAGTACTACAACCCCCAGAAGAAGAACTACATTTTTTTGAGGAATGCTGCTGAGGAGCTGAAGCCTCGGAACAAGAAATG A
- the rae1 gene encoding mRNA export factor isoform X1, producing MSLFGTNSGFGTTGTGVFGSSTADTHNPMKDVEVTSPPDDSISCLAFSPPTMPGNFLIGGSWANDVRCWEVQDNGQTVPKAQQMHTGPVLDTCWSDDGSKVFTASCDKTAKMWDLNSNQAMQIAQHDGPIKSIHWIKAPNYSCVMTGSWDKTLKFWDTRSPNPMMSLQMPERCYCADVVYPMAVVATAERGLIVYQLENQPSEFRRLESPLKHQHRCVAIFKDKQNKPTGFALGSIEGRVAIHYISPPNPAKDNFTFKCHRSNGTNTATPQDIYAVNAISFHPVHGTLATVGSDGRFSFWDKDARTKLKTSEQLDQPITACCFNHNGNIFAYASSYDWSKGHEYYNPQKKNYIFLRNAAEELKPRNKKW from the exons ATGAGTTTATTTGGCACAAACTCCGGATTTGGAACAACTGGAACTGGTGTTTTTGGAAGCTCAACGGCTGACACACATAATCCTATGAAG GATGTTGAAGTGACCTCCCCACCTGATGACAGCATTAGCTGTCTGGCTTTCAGCCCCCCCACCATGCCTGGTAATTTTCTCATTGGAGGATCCTGGGCTAATGAC GTCCGATGCTGGGAGGTACAGGACAATGGACAAACAGTCCCCAAAGCTCAACAGATGCACACAGGTCCTGTGCTTGATACATGCTGGAGTGAT GATGGGAGTAAAGTGTTCACTGCTTCCTGTGACAAAACAGCCAAAATGTGGGATCTCAATAGCAACCAAGCAATGCAGATTGCACAG CATGATGGCCCAATCAAGTCGATTCACTGGATAAAAGCACCAAACTATAGCTGTGTCATGACTGGCAGCTGGGACAAAACCCTGAAG TTTTGGGACACCCGCTCACCCAATCCTATGATGTCTCTGCAGATGCCAGAAAGATGTTACTGTGCAGATGTT GTTTACCCCATGGCGGTGGTGGCCACAGCCGAGCGGGGCCTGATTGTTTACCAGTTGGAGAACCAGCCGTCGGAGTTTCGCAGACTTGAGTCTCCTCTTAAGCATCAG CACCGCTGTGTGGCCATATTCAAGGACAAGCAGAACAAGCCAACTGGCTTTGCACTGGGAAGCATTGAAGGACGTGTTGCTATCCACTACATAAGCCCTCCAAACCC AGCCAAAGACAACTTCACCTTCAAGTGCCACAGGTCAAATGGAACCAACACAGCCACCCCACAAGACATCTACGCT GTCAATGCAATCTCCTTCCATCCCGTTCACGGAACTTTGGCGACGGTCGGCTCAGATGGTCGCTTTAGTTTTTGGGACAAAGACGCCCGCACCAAGTTGAAGACGTCTGAGCAGCTCGACCAGCCCATAACAGCCTGCTGCTTTAACCACAATGGCAACATCTTTGCGTATGCTTCCAGCTATGACTGGTCAAAG GGCCATGAGTACTACAACCCCCAGAAGAAGAACTACATTTTTTTGAGGAATGCTGCTGAGGAGCTGAAGCCTCGGAACAAGAAATGGTGA
- the LOC133507306 gene encoding bone morphogenetic protein 7-like, giving the protein MVQIATCALGTLVLFLTWNCGALSTKVSFANFSVDSEVRSSFIHRRLRSQERRDMQREILSILGLPHRPRPTQVHTRLNAAPLFMLDLYNTASTDAPHTRYSSFNPHLVPQASSTLTLQESRFLDDADMVMSFVNLIDQDQELLHQKHQKQFRFDLSRIPEGEAVTAAELRIFKDFIQEGFENETLRISVYQLLQEAAGRLNDSLSGMVEQLESFSL; this is encoded by the exons atggttcaaattgcgACATGCGCCTTGGGGACCCTTGTCCTTTTCCTAACATGGAACTGTGGCGCCTTGTCCACGAAAGTGTCCTTCGCCAACTTCTCCGTGGACAGCGAGGTGCGCTCCAGCTTCATCCACCGTCGACTGAGGAGCCAGGAGCGCAGGGACATGCAGCGAGAGATCCTCTCCATCCTAGGGCTACCTCATCGCCCGCGACCCACGCAAGTTCACACAAGGCTCAACGCTGCCCCATTGTTCATGCTGGACCTGTACAATACTGCCTCGACGGACGCCCCGCACACGAGATATTCCAGCTTCAATCCCCATTTGGTCCCCCAGGCTTCCAGCACGTTGACCCTGCAGGAAAGTCGCTTCCTGGATGATGCTGACATGGTGATGAGTTTTGTCAATCTCA TTGATCAGGATCAAGAACTTCTGCACCAGAAGCACCAAAAGCAATTTAGATTTGATCTTTCCCGGATCCCGGAGGGAGAGGCTGTCACGGCGGCAGAGTTGAGGATTTTTAAGGATTTCATCCAGGAAGGTTTTGAGAATGAAACCCTCCGAATCAGCGTCTACCAGCTCTTGCAGGAGGCTGCAGGCAG GTTAAATGATTCACtgagtggcatggtggagcagctagaAAGCTTTAGcctctga